In the Onychostoma macrolepis isolate SWU-2019 chromosome 08, ASM1243209v1, whole genome shotgun sequence genome, AATGTAGTTTTCAACTCAGTAACACCAGGTCAAATTCTTTCACAAGAAAAAtcacacagataataaaaaggtTATGTGTGGTTAGAGCAAATCTGTGTGTTTCAACTGTAGTCTTATAAGAACACGATGTGTAAATCTCTTAAAAGCCTCTTAGGAGTCCTTCTTTCTTCTTTGATTTACTATAATAACGCTGTGATTCAACTATACCTCATCATGACTATCAGCGAGAGCCACTGCACTCACAGTCTGACAGCATctgattttaaatattgttaacTAGTCGAccattcgatgcttcgattcgaggagcctgattcgatctcacagtcgaatattcgcggggtgttatgatcatgccattttggctatacaggggtgctcagtgtctgatttcacatcgaactactggttttctcccaataagttaatatacagcctattatgataatgctgtaaataagaatcttaaaagaaagaagctttaaataaatattaacctgcgtgaataaatccaaccacccctatagattaaagtttttttttatagccCCATCAAAAACTTGCTTAGCCCCGGTACAGCCCTTCTCTCTTTTCTATGTGCGTtcataaattgtattaatttgtaAGTGTCATATTTGGCAGTTGGCATTAGAAATTACATTACTAATAACAGTGGCATATGAGAAGTTTAataccacagaaaaaaacattttaaaaaaaccaAGTAAAATATGCCTTTTTCGAAgctgctgtatatatatatatatatatatatatatatatatatatatataaacacacaaggTGGCTGAATTTGCATGCTATTTAGATAGCTGAAGCTTATAGGCGTTCATTACTTTCACTCAATTTAATTAGTCTGAACTGTTAAGAGtaatatgattcgactatcagtcgactatcggcatgatttgaaaattccgattcgactatgaaaatccttagtcggggacacccctagttCTTATTATATAAGACAATTATCTTGAATTTTGAAACAAGTAtgaaaagaaatgtgaaaacaCAATAGCAAGTTTGGAGTTTTAGACTAAgaatttgtaatatttaccaCTTATTTATCACTCATTAGTGAATTGATATGCTACtgtaatttaatgtaaatgtactgCAGTGCTTTGCATGCACTGTTCTGTAAAGAGCATGAAATAATTGTCTTACATCAGACAGAGGAGCAGTCTGGCTGAAAGATGAGAAGAGCAATCCAACAAGTCTGACTTAATAACTGAACTGAACTTTGTCATTTTACTCCTGACTAATCAATACAAGATGTGTTCCTGGCTCAACAAGCCATTTATTAGAGCAAATTACACTTTAAAGCACCTCACAAGTGGACTTATCGCTCTTGTTGGAGCAAGCGTGGCACAGACCTACATGGAAAATCCTGCTCACAGATCAATCTAATCTAATCTGAGATTTTTTTGTCCAAGGAAGAAGCTCTCATGTCTGGTGTTTTAATCATTGGAATTCATAAAGACGCCCGCTCCCATGTGCTTCAACTTTCCAGAAACAAACGCTACACGCTCACTCCAGAGAAACTAAAGTGGGACAAATTCAAGCTGACTTACAAGTAAGAATCCttttatgtttttgtgcatTCGTCTGATATCACAGCCCTCTGTTTGAAACTTGTGAAGTCCCGCATTGCTtctgttttgttgatatttcaTAACCTATTTACATTTTTCCCATATTTACCCATGTTTAGAAGCTCTAGGAGTTCAAAAGCGTGTATCCAAAGGACAATGAGTACAGAATTTGTTTCCCTCTggtcatacagtatatttatgcCATTAATTTTTCATTGGGGTCTTGCATATCCTGGTCTGTCAAAGTTTGATCTGGTATAAAACTTATTTTAGaaattcttttgtgtttcatggcAGGAAgtaagtcatacaagtttggaacaacatgagtagATGATGGCAGAGTCATCTATCCTCAGtgaataaatttacatttttttgattaCTTGTCCACATTTTAATGGGCGCTTTGTGTTTTCATGCAGACTGCTGTCATTTCCAAGGAATCTTTTGAATGCCAGTGACACAAGGAGAGGCATGGCCAAGGCCTTCTCTATGTGGAGCGATGTCTCGCCCTTCAGTTTTCGTGAGGTCCCATCTGATCAAGAGGCCGACATCAAAATCGgtacattaaatacatttttgtttgtttgtttgttgcagTACAGAGGAATTTGAAGTGACAAAGTAACACAGAAAGAGGTAAGTTGGTGGTTTTGTGTTTCGCCATAATTTGCCAACTATGGTCACAACTTCCATCATTAACGACATAGTTCAAGGATTTGGTGTTTCCTAAATCTAAAGTTTTAGtgaacatttgcaaacaccacCGCAAAGTTGTATGGTTGGAACTACATCTCTCGACCTGTGGTTAGAAGCACAGTTTGTTGTTACTATGACATGTGGAGATCATGCACTTGAGCAAAATAAGCAAGCTAACATGTAGTTCAATCAAATCTTTCATTCCATACGTATACAATTTCATTCTACATCTTTTAGTTTCTTAAGAGAATTAAAGCACTGTTTTTGAAGTGCGCGTATGTGTGTACCAGCAAGATAACAGAGAACAAAAACGCGATTCTTCGATTAATTTGATTAAGTGAAGTTATCACTCCACCACCAGCTTGGCATCATTAATGACCAAGGTGGTTCGAACGACGAATGCGTGACAAAGTTCCTGCATTTTTGGGAAATGGCTAAATTGCTAGTTAGTTTCTTCAACAATGTATCATACTGTGGTTAGTTAAGCAGCGAGTTAGCACCTCTAGCTAGCTCTAGATTGACATGATTCTCATTGATCACTGCCAGGTTCAGAAGATCCGCCCCAGTGACTGGTGGTGAACGGTTCGTACTTGCTGGAAGTTGTGTTTGAGTCtgttaaattaagataaatgGGACTGATTCTGAGTTGTACTATAGACATGGAAACATACAAAAAGGGATATATCGTCTTTGGTATAATGCGTATAGGAGAGGATGTACTATTCAAGAATCATATTGGTTGGTTGACTTTCATCAGGCTTCTACTCTGGAAACCACACCGACTGTCTGCAGTCCTACCTGCACCACTGTTTCGACGGCATCACCGGAGAACTGGCCCACGCCTTCTTTCCTCAGACCGGAGAGATCCACTTTGATGATGACGAGTACTGGATTCTGGGAAACATGCGCTTCAGCTGGAATAAAGGCacgtgtttttttcccccattggGTGAAAATTGAGAAAACTGGAATCTGATTGTTTACTTGCCTTACTACCATGCTGTAGAAATGATCCAGAAAGCTTCCTGGGTGTCacaattttaagaaatgttcattacgccaaaataaatatacagacaCCATAAAATAGACCAGACAGAACATATCAAAACCCCTACTTATTATTAGTTCTAACTAGGTTTGGGAATCGAAAATCAATTCCAATTCCAGGATCGGATACTTAAGGTCAGGAATCGGATActtgttgtaaaattaaaaattaaattccGCCTATCAATTCCTGTGTGCGCATCTTTTTTTAGGTGGCGAAAAGGggctgttaaaaatgtttttgtctttgaatcattcattcaagagattcattcaaaaacactgattcatccagtaatgaaacaagtaaatcttGAGTGAGTTGTTGAATCATTACATTCATACATTCCAtgagattttgtttagttgtctaatgttttttcttcagaattgtgagagaatcacaacatccattaaaaaaagaagtctcagtttatccagaatcgtgcagcaCTACTTTTcacacaaacagctcttaatcaagtccagtttttatgtagctggctgatttttgtttgtggtattcagcagcaattaaatgttttgcaaaaagagacagaataaacatgtttgatatctaaatgtttgacttcATTTTTTTACCACATTGGAATCGGAACTGGGAATCTATAAGAACAAGAATCGATAAGCAGAAGTTGATCAAAttcaaacgatacccaaccctagttcTGACTGTAAACAAGAGCCTTCACAATTGTCTTTTTAATTAAAGCTTTAACAAGGACAATCACACTAGAACATTCAAATCTGCGTTTCTGCTGCCAATGGCCCCAAAAAGAGCAATTTTCTGTATAGGCATGAAACAGTTTGTACAAAATTCAAATGATTAAAGAAGTtcaataaagattaaaaacagATATAAACACTGATGTCTATGGTAGTGATCAAAACAGATTAAATCACCTTTTGAAAGGAACAACGTGTCAAATAAAGATTGTATTGATTATATTgttacaccagtaggtggcgacaagtgactgttacaaatgtaattatcattgaatcattcattcaagtgattcattcaaaaatgctgaTTCATCCAGTACTGAAACAAGTGAAGTCTTTTTGAGTGAGTcgttgaatcattcattcaaacaatgaaaaaaaatccttaaaattagttacatttttttctttaaaaaaaaaaaaaaagactgcagcaattaacattttattagaaCCTCTAGTAAACTGTATGTTGCTTTGTTTAGTGGTATTCAGCAGCTGTATTTTTAGGGGTTAAAAATAGGAAGCAGATTTGACCTGTACgtgtttgtgtctgtgattGTTGTTGTATTCAGGAGTGTGGCTGACAGATCTAGTTCACGTGGCGGCTCATGAGATCGGTCATGTACTGGGTTTGATGCATTCCCAGAATCGCAAGGCTTTAATGCACCTCAACGCCACATTGACAGGCCGCAAACTCATCACTCAAGATGAGGTTTGGGGATTACATCGACTCTATGGTATTTTACTCATtagcacaaaaaaaacatcaaaaaataacTATACAAACTGGAATACTTGTGTCATACTGTTGCATTTCTACAATTGACACCTGACACCTTCTTATTTCCTGTTTTCCTGTCCATACCACTGCAGGGTGTTTAGATCGATTATTTATCTGTCCTGCTTGGGCAAGGAAGGGTTATTGTGACAGCAAGAGGATACTCATGCAGAAACACTGTCCCTCCAGCTGTGACTTCTGTTATGGTAAGAGGCCTGTTATTTCAGACCAGgaatcaccaaaaaaaaaaaaaatagtgtatAGAAAAATCATGAGTCCTACCAGACCTAGACAATATAAAGTGTGGTCCTCATTGCAGCTTATTCTGGCCAAATCTAATCTGAGATTTTTTTGTCCATGGAAGAAGCTCTCATGCAACTAACCACatataattt is a window encoding:
- the mmp23ba gene encoding matrix metalloproteinase-23 isoform X2 produces the protein MVREVYGSLRKEEYFAALLLLAAAGFGLLMHEVTALPVWRLEEEALMSGVLIIGIHKDARSHVLQLSRNKRYTLTPEKLKWDKFKLTYKLLSFPRNLLNASDTRRGMAKAFSMWSDVSPFSFREVPSDQEADIKIGFYSGNHTDCLQSYLHHCFDGITGELAHAFFPQTGEIHFDDDEYWILGNMRFSWNKGVWLTDLVHVAAHEIGHVLGLMHSQNRKALMHLNATLTGRKLITQDEVWGLHRLYGCLDRLFICPAWARKGYCDSKRILMQKHCPSSCDFCYEFPFPTAPPTPTPPRTKHKFVVEGKNLTFRCVGIKTASFWTSLILATFP
- the mmp23ba gene encoding matrix metalloproteinase-23 isoform X3 gives rise to the protein MVREVYGSLRKEEYFAALLLLAAAGFGLLMHEVTALPVWRLEEEALMSGVLIIGIHKDARSHVLQLSRNKRYTLTPEKLKWDKFKLTYKLLSFPRNLLNASDTRRGMAKAFSMWSDVSPFSFREVPSDQEADIKIGFYSGNHTDCLQSYLHHCFDGITGELAHAFFPQTGEIHFDDDEYWILGNMRFSWNKGVWLTDLVHVAAHEIGHVLGLMHSQNRKALMHLNATLTGRKLITQDEVWGLHRLYGCLDRLFICPAWARKGYCDSKRILMQKHCPSSCDFCYEFPFPTAPPTPTPPRTKHKFVVEGKNLTFRCGGHTPDEKRSTEPHHG
- the mmp23ba gene encoding matrix metalloproteinase-23 isoform X5, with translation MVREVYGSLRKEEYFAALLLLAAAGFGLLMHEVTALPVWRLEEEALMSGVLIIGIHKDARSHVLQLSRNKRYTLTPEKLKWDKFKLTYKLLSFPRNLLNASDTRRGMAKAFSMWSDVSPFSFREVPSDQEADIKIGFYSGNHTDCLQSYLHHCFDGITGELAHAFFPQTGEIHFDDDEYWILGNMRFSWNKGVWLTDLVHVAAHEIGHVLGLMHSQNRKALMHLNATLTGRKLITQDEVWGLHRLYGCLDRLFICPAWARKGYCDSKRILMQKHCPSSCDFCYEFPFPTAPPTPTPPRTKHKFVVEGKNLTFRCGKKIAAKKGKIYWYKDGELLDFSHPGYISLKDDHITIVANAINEGTYTCIVRKKNKVLTTYSWRVRVRF
- the mmp23ba gene encoding matrix metalloproteinase-23 isoform X1, with the protein product MSGVLIIGIHKDARSHVLQLSRNKRYTLTPEKLKWDKFKLTYKLLSFPRNLLNASDTRRGMAKAFSMWSDVSPFSFREVPSDQEADIKIGFYSGNHTDCLQSYLHHCFDGITGELAHAFFPQTGEIHFDDDEYWILGNMRFSWNKGVWLTDLVHVAAHEIGHVLGLMHSQNRKALMHLNATLTGRKLITQDEVWGLHRLYGCLDRLFICPAWARKGYCDSKRILMQKHCPSSCDFCYEFPFPTAPPTPTPPRTKHKFVVEGKNLTFRCGKKIAAKKGKIYWYKDGELLDFSHPGYISLKDDHITIVANAINEGTYTCIVRKKNKVLTTYSWRVRVRF
- the mmp23ba gene encoding matrix metalloproteinase-23 isoform X4, whose protein sequence is MKSRLCLSGDLRNKRYTLTPEKLKWDKFKLTYKLLSFPRNLLNASDTRRGMAKAFSMWSDVSPFSFREVPSDQEADIKIGFYSGNHTDCLQSYLHHCFDGITGELAHAFFPQTGEIHFDDDEYWILGNMRFSWNKGVWLTDLVHVAAHEIGHVLGLMHSQNRKALMHLNATLTGRKLITQDEVWGLHRLYGCLDRLFICPAWARKGYCDSKRILMQKHCPSSCDFCYEFPFPTAPPTPTPPRTKHKFVVEGKNLTFRCGKKIAAKKGKIYWYKDGELLDFSHPGYISLKDDHITIVANAINEGTYTCIVRKKNKVLTTYSWRVRVRF